The genomic segment GACCGCCACGCTTGTACTCAGGGAACTCGGTGATCGCCGTGCGCTTGCCGTAACCACGGGCCGAAGCCGTGAGAATCTGACTGCCTTCTTCCGGGATCAGCATGGAAATCAGCTTCTGGCCTTGCGGCAGACGCATACCGCGAACACCGCGAGCGGTACGGCCCATGGCGCGAACATCGGTTTCCTTGAAGCGCGTCACCTTGCCGCCGTCGGAGAACAGCATGACTTCGCGCTCGCCATCGGTAATGGAGGCAGAAATCAGTACGTCGCCTTCGTCCAGCTCCAGCGCGATCAGGCCGACGCTGCGTTGACGACTGAAGGATTCCAGCGGGGTCTTCTTCACGGTGCCGTTGGCGGTGGCCATGAAGATGAAGTGACCTTCGGTGTACTCATCGACCGGCAGCATGGTGGTGATGTATTCACCATCACCCAGCGGCAACAGGTTGACCAGCGGACGACCACGGGCAGCACGGGACGCTTCAGGGATTTCGTAGGTTTTCAGCCAGTACACTTTGCCTTTGCTGGAGAACAGCAGCAGCGTGGTGTGGCTGTTGGCAACCAGCAGGTGAGCAATGTAGTCCTCATCCTTGACGCCGGTCGCCGACTTGCCTTTACCGCCACGACGCTGAGCCTGATACGCAGCCAGCGGCTGAGTCTTGGCATAGCCACCGTGGGAGATGGTCACGACACGCTCTTCTTCCGGGATCATGTCACCCAGGGTCAGGTCGAGACGGGCATCGAGAATTTCGGTGCGGCGCACGTCGCCGTATTCGGCACGGATCACTTCCAGCTCTTCGCGGATCACTTCCATCAGGCGCGTGGCGCTGTTGAGGATGCGGATCAGCTCGCCGATCTGGTTGAGGATCTCTTGATACTCGGCCAGCAGTTTTTCGTGTTCCAGGCCGGTCAGACGGTGCAGACGCAGTTCCAGAATGGCTTGCGCCTGTTCCGGCGACAGGAAGTACTTGCCTTCGCGCAGACCGTATTGCGGGTCCAGGGTCTCCGGACGGCAAGAATCGGCACCGGCGCGTTCAACCATTGCCACGACGGCACTGGATTCCCACGCGGTCTTGATCAGCGCTTCCTTGGCTTCCGACGGCGTCGGCGAAGCCTTGATCAGGGCGATGACCGGGTCGATGTTCGACAGGGCAACCGCTTGACCTTCAAGGATGTGACCACGCTCACGGGCTTTACGAAGCTCGAAGACGGTACGACGGGTAACCACTTCGCGACGATGACGAACAAAGGCTTCCAGCAGATCCTTGAGGTTCAGGATGCGTGGACGACCGTCGATCAGCGCGACGATGTTGATACCGAATACCGCTTGCAGCTGGGTCTGGGCGTAGAGGTTGTTGAGGATGACCTCAGGCACTTCGCCGCGACGCAGTTCGATCACGACGCGCATACCGTCCTTGTCGGACTCGTCGCGCAGTTCGGTGATGCCTTCCAGCTTCTTCTCTTTGACCAGCTCGGCGATCTTCTCGATCAGACGGGCCTTGTTCAGCTGGTACGGCAGTTCGGTGATGACGATCTGCTGACGACCACCGACCTTGTCGATGTCTTCGATCATCGAACGGGCACGCATATAAATGCGCCCGCGACCGGTGCGGTAGGCTTCGATGATGCCGGCGCGACCGTTGATGATCGCGGCGGTCGGGAAGTCCGGACCGGGGATGTATTGCATCAGCTCATCGATGGTCAACTCGGGGTTGTCGATGAGGGCCAGGCAACCGTCGATGACTTCACCGAGGTTGTGTGGCGGGATGTTGGTCGCCATGCCCACGGCGATACCGCTGGAGCCGTTGACCAGCAAGTTGGGAATACGGGTCGGCATGACCGCCGGGATCATTTCGGTGCCGTCGTAGTTCGGCACCCAGTCCACGGTTTCTTTATGCAGGTCGGCCAGCAGCTCGTGCGCCAGCTTGGTCATACGCACTTCGGTGTATCGCATGGCGGCAGCGTTGTCGCCGTCCACGGAACCGAAGTTGCCCTGGCCATCTACCAGCAGGTAGCGCAGGGAGAATGGCTGCGCCATCCGGACGATGGTGTCGTACACCGCGGTATCACCGTGCGGGTGGTACTTACCGATCACGTCACCGACAACACGGGCAGATTTCTTGTACGGCTTGTTGAAGTCGTTGCCCAGCTCGCTCATCGCGAACAGCACGCGCCGGTGCACGGGCTTCAAGCCATCGCGCGCATCCGGCAGAGCACGCCCGACAATTACGCTCATCGCGTAGTCGAGGTAGGACTGCTTCAGCTCGTCTTCGATATTGACCGGGAGGATTTCTTTGGCCAGTTCGCCCATGAGAAGCTCGATTCCTTTTTCTGGTGAAACTTCGTCACATCCATCTGGGACGAACGAAGCTCGTCGCTGCAGGCTGAGTGCCATGCACCGACTTACGACAAATCAACGTGTTAAGCGAAGGATTTGCGCAGTAAAGACAACCCCGCGGGACTGCCTCGGAAAACGCCGGATGTTATCACAAGAGCCGCCACGCACCTATCCCCCTGATGCGCATGGAGCATAGTTAGTTGACCGGTGACAGGCTTAAAGGGGACGAGAGAGGCTTAGAGGCTTGTCCAATGGGGAATTCAGGCTGATTTGTTGACTTTGCGTGCCCTATCGCGAGCAAGCTCGCTCCCACAGCTGATCGCGTTCTTCAGTCAGACCCGGTCAACTGTGGGAGCGAGCTTGCTCGCGATAGCAATTTACAAGACACCAGAAAACCTCAATGCAAGCGCTTGCGGCACATCAACTGCGCCATCTTCGCCGCATCAGGGCGCTCAACGATGCCCTTCTCGGTCACGATCGCATCGATCAGGTCCGCCGGGGTTACATCGAATACCGGGTTGAAGGCCTCGACATCCGCACCGACCCGCTTGCCGCCCACTTCCAGCAATTCGCAGCCATCGCGCTCTTCAATCGGGATTTCATCGCCACTGGCCAGGTTCATGTCGATGGTCGAACTCGGTGCCACCACCATGAAGCGCACGCCGTGATGCATGGCGCAGACGGCCAGTTGATAAGTGCCGATCTTGTTGGCCACGTCGCCATTGGCGGTGATCCGGTCAGCGCCGACGATCACCCAGGTCACGCCCTTGGTCTTCATGATATGGGCGGCGGCAGAGTCCGCATTGAGGGTCACGGGAATGCCTTCATTGGCCAGCTCCCACGCCGTCAAGCGCGAGCCTTGCAGCCACGGACGGGTTTCGTCGGCGTAGACGCGCTCGACCATACCTTCGATGAACGCCGCGCGAATCACCCCCAGCGCCGTGCCGAAACCGCCCGTGGCCAACGCGCCGGTGTTGCAGTGGGTGAGGATCGCCTGGGCGTTGCCCTGATGCTTGCGGATCAGGTCGACACCCAGTTGCGCCATGGTCAGGTTGGCTTCGCGATCACTTTCATGAATGGCGATGGCCTCAGCCTCCAGCGCCGCCAGAGGATCGACATCACCCTTGAGACGATCCAGGCGGTCACGCATGCGATTCAAGGCCCAGAACAGATTCACCGCCGTTGGACGGGAATCGGCCAGCAACGCGAAATCCTCTTCCCACGCAGCCTGCCAGTCACCGCCCTCGGCAATCCGGGCGCGAGCTGACAGCACCATGCCGTAGGCAGCACTGATGCCAATGGCCGGCGCGCCACGCACCACCATCGAACGAATGGCCTCGGCCACGCCAGCGGCGCTGGTGTAGGCGATCCAGGTTTCTTCAAACGGCAAAATACGCTGATCCAGCAGATACAGGGCGCCATCACGCCAATCGATGGCCTTAACTTTCTCCGCAGCCAACAGTCGATCGCGCATCCTTCACCCCGCACTCATGAACAAAAGCCGCCGATTATAGCGATCCCCCCGCGAAGACGCTCGGGTATACTTCGCCATCCTTTACAAAAGCACTGGAACTGCCCTCGATGCCGAAACCTGCCGTTGCGCTCGACTTATTATTACTGCCGACCTGGCTGGTACCCGTCGAACCCGCTGGCGTGGTTCTCAAGGAGCATGGCCTGGGCATCCGCGACGGTCGCATTGTGTTTATCGGCCCGCGCGCCGAAGCGCTCAAGTGTAACGCCAGCGAAATCCGCGAATTGCCGGATGTATTGCTCAGCCCCGGCCTGATCAACGCCCACGGTCACGCGGCGATGACACTGTTTCGCGGCCTGGCCGATGATCTGCCACTGATGACCTGGCTGGAGAACCATATCTGGCCGGCTGAAGCCAAGTGGGTCGATGAAGCCTTTGTCCGTGACGGCACGGACCTGGCCATCGCCGAGCAGATCAAAGGTGGCATCACCTGTTTCTCTGACATGTATTTCTTCCCGAAGGTTGCCAGCGAGCGCGTGCACAACAGCGGCATTCGCGCGCAGATCGCGATTCCGATCCTCGACTTTCCGATTCCAGGCGCCAGCACGGCGGATGAAGCCATTCGTCAGGGCGTCGAATTGTTCGGCGATCTCAAGCATCACGAACGGATCAGGATCACCTTCGGCCCGCACGCCCCCTACACCGTCGGCGACGAGAACCTGGAAAAAATCCGGATGATTGCCGAAGAGCTGGACGCAGCAATTCACATGCACGTCCACGAAACCGCCTTCGAGGTGCAGCAGTCGGTTGAGCAGCGTGGCGAACGCCCGCTGGCCCGTCTTGCTCGCCTGGGTTTGCTGGGTCCGCGCTTCCAGGCCGTTCACATGACCCAGATCAGCGAGGAAGACCTGGCGTTACTGGTAGAAAGCAACACCCATGTGATTCATTGCCCGGAGTCGAACCTGAAACTGGCCAGCGGCTTCTGCCCGGTGGAGCGCCTGTGGCAGGCTGGCGTCAATGTTGCGGTCGGCACTGATGGCGCGGCCAGCAACAATGACCTGGACCTGCTCGGTGAAACCCGTACCGCCGCGCTGCTGGCCAAGGCCGTTGCCGGCTCGGCCACGGCGCTGGATGCCCATCGCGCCCTGCGCATGGCCACCCTCAACGGCGCTCGCGCACTGGGGATCGAGGCTGACGTCGGCTCGCTGGAAATCGGCAAGGCTGCCGACATCGTTGCATTCGACCTGTCCGGCCTGGCGCAGCAGCCCGTGTACGACCCGGTTTCGCAACTTATCTACGCCACGAGCCGTGATTGCGTGAAACACCTGTGGGTCGCCGGCAAGCAGTTGCTCGACGACCGGCGCCTGACACGCCTGGATGAAGAACAGCTGTGCGCGACCGCCAAGGCCTGGGGCCAACGCATCAGTGGCCATACCGAATTGTAAGAAGCCCCGGACGACAAACCGGGGCAACAGGATTTTTCAAGTTTTTCGAGGATTTAAACCATGAGCAACGTCGACCACGCCGAGATCGCCAAATTCGAAGCCCTGGCTCACCGCTGGTGGGACCGCGAGAGCGAGTTCAAACCGCTGCACGACATCAACCCGTTGCGGGTCAACTGGATTGACGAGCGAGTCAATCTGGCCGGAAAGAAAGTCCTCGACGTCGGTTGCGGCGGCGGCATTCTCAGCGAAGCCATGGCCCAGCGTGGCGCTACCGTGATGGGCATCGACATGGGCGAAGCGCCATTGGCGGTCGCCCAGTTGCATCAACTGGAATCCGGCGTCAGCGTCGAATACCGGCAGATCACCGCCGAAGACCTGGCCGAAGAAATGCCCGAGCAGTTCGATGTGGTCACCTGCCTGGAAATGCTTGAGCACGTACCGGACCCCTCTTCGGTGATCCGCGCCTGTTTCCGCATGGTCAAGCCCGGCGGCCAGGTGTTCTTCTCGACCATCAACCGCAATCCGAAGGCGTATCTGTTCGCTATCATCGGCGCCGAATACATCATGAAGCTGCTGCCGCGCGGCACCCATGACTTCAAGAAATTCATCCGCCCGTCCGAACTCGGTGCCTGGAGCCGCATGGCCGGCCTGACCGTCAAGGACATCATCGGCCTGACCTACAACCCACTGACCAAGCACTACAAGCTGGCGGCGGACGTTGACGTCAACTACATGATCCAGACCCTGCGCGAGGAATAAGCCGATGCGAATCAGAGCAGTCCTTTTCGACATGGACGGCACCCTGCTCGACACCGCGCCGGACTTCATCGCCATCTGCCAGGCGATGCGCGCTGATCGTGGCCTGGCGCCGATGAACGACCAGCACATCCGCGACGAAATCTCCGGTGGCGCCAAGGCCATGGTTGCCGTGACGTTTTCCATGGACCCGGAATCGCCAGGCTTCGAGGAACTGCGCCTGGAGTTTCTGGAGCGCTATCTGGCCGGCTGCGCGGTACACAGCAAACTGTTCGACGGCATGGGCGAACTGCTGGCCGACATCGAGAAGGCCAATCTGATCTGGGGTGTGGTTACCAACAAGCCCTTGCGCTTTGCCGAGCCGATCATGCAGCAGCTTGGATTGGCCGAGCGTTCGGCGTTGCTGATCTGCCCCGATCATGTGAAAAACAGCAAACCTGACCCGGAACCGCTGATCCTGGCGTGCAAGATGCTCGACCTGGACCCGGCCAGTGTGCTGTTTGTCGGTGATGACTTGCGCGATATCGAGTCGGGCCGCGATGCCGGCACCAAGACCGCCGCCGTAACCTATGGCTACATTCACCCGCAAGACAACCCGCGGCATTGGGGAGCGGATGTGGTGGTGGATCACCCGCTGGAACTGCGCAAGGTGCTGGATAACGCGCTGTGTAGCTGCTGACCTGACTGCCTGAGGAACCATCTGTGGCGAGGGGGCTTGCCCCCGATCGACTGCGAAACAGTCGTAAACCGGTGAATACGGTGTTGCTGGGAGAATGCCAGGGAGCGCTTCGCACTCCGACGGGGGCAAGCCCCCCTCGCCACAACAGCGCCCTCGCCACAGGTGCGACGCCTGCCTACTGTTGAATTGTGTGAGGTTTTTAATGTTTGATTATTCCGCTCGCCCTGAACTGCTCAAGGACCGGGTCATCCTGGTCACCGGCGCTGGCCGTGGCATCGGTGCGGCCGCCGCCAAAACCTACGCAGCCCATGGCGCCACGGTACTGCTGCTGGGCAAGACCGAAGCCAACCTGACGCAGGTCTACGACGAAATCGAAGCCGCCGGCCACCCACAGCCAGCCGTGATTCCGTTCAACCTGGAAACTGCCCTGCCCCATCAATACGATGAGCTGGCGGCCATGATCGAAACCGAATTCGGCCACCTCGACGGCTTGCTGCACAACGCGTCGATCATTGGCCCCCGCACGCCGATCGAACAGCTGTCCGGCGAAAATTTCATGCGCGTGATGCACGTCAACGTCAACGCGATGTTCATGCTCACCAGCACCCTGCTGCCATTGCTCAAGCTGTCCCGGGACGCTTCGGTGGTGTTCACCTCCAGCAGTGTCGGACGCAAGGGCCGGGCCTACTGGGGCGCCTATGGTGTGTCGAAGTTCGCTACCGAAGGCCT from the Pseudomonas sp. N3-W genome contains:
- the gyrA gene encoding DNA gyrase subunit A, whose product is MGELAKEILPVNIEDELKQSYLDYAMSVIVGRALPDARDGLKPVHRRVLFAMSELGNDFNKPYKKSARVVGDVIGKYHPHGDTAVYDTIVRMAQPFSLRYLLVDGQGNFGSVDGDNAAAMRYTEVRMTKLAHELLADLHKETVDWVPNYDGTEMIPAVMPTRIPNLLVNGSSGIAVGMATNIPPHNLGEVIDGCLALIDNPELTIDELMQYIPGPDFPTAAIINGRAGIIEAYRTGRGRIYMRARSMIEDIDKVGGRQQIVITELPYQLNKARLIEKIAELVKEKKLEGITELRDESDKDGMRVVIELRRGEVPEVILNNLYAQTQLQAVFGINIVALIDGRPRILNLKDLLEAFVRHRREVVTRRTVFELRKARERGHILEGQAVALSNIDPVIALIKASPTPSEAKEALIKTAWESSAVVAMVERAGADSCRPETLDPQYGLREGKYFLSPEQAQAILELRLHRLTGLEHEKLLAEYQEILNQIGELIRILNSATRLMEVIREELEVIRAEYGDVRRTEILDARLDLTLGDMIPEEERVVTISHGGYAKTQPLAAYQAQRRGGKGKSATGVKDEDYIAHLLVANSHTTLLLFSSKGKVYWLKTYEIPEASRAARGRPLVNLLPLGDGEYITTMLPVDEYTEGHFIFMATANGTVKKTPLESFSRQRSVGLIALELDEGDVLISASITDGEREVMLFSDGGKVTRFKETDVRAMGRTARGVRGMRLPQGQKLISMLIPEEGSQILTASARGYGKRTAITEFPEYKRGGQGVIAMVSNDRNGRLVGAVQVLDGEEIMLISDQGTLVRTRVDEVSSLGRNTQGVTLIKLASDETLVGLERVQEPSEVEGEELEDEEGAVFDGEVVIDDVAEDQQLDAAADEEPQE
- the mtnA gene encoding S-methyl-5-thioribose-1-phosphate isomerase, whose translation is MRDRLLAAEKVKAIDWRDGALYLLDQRILPFEETWIAYTSAAGVAEAIRSMVVRGAPAIGISAAYGMVLSARARIAEGGDWQAAWEEDFALLADSRPTAVNLFWALNRMRDRLDRLKGDVDPLAALEAEAIAIHESDREANLTMAQLGVDLIRKHQGNAQAILTHCNTGALATGGFGTALGVIRAAFIEGMVERVYADETRPWLQGSRLTAWELANEGIPVTLNADSAAAHIMKTKGVTWVIVGADRITANGDVANKIGTYQLAVCAMHHGVRFMVVAPSSTIDMNLASGDEIPIEERDGCELLEVGGKRVGADVEAFNPVFDVTPADLIDAIVTEKGIVERPDAAKMAQLMCRKRLH
- a CDS encoding TRZ/ATZ family hydrolase, encoding MPKPAVALDLLLLPTWLVPVEPAGVVLKEHGLGIRDGRIVFIGPRAEALKCNASEIRELPDVLLSPGLINAHGHAAMTLFRGLADDLPLMTWLENHIWPAEAKWVDEAFVRDGTDLAIAEQIKGGITCFSDMYFFPKVASERVHNSGIRAQIAIPILDFPIPGASTADEAIRQGVELFGDLKHHERIRITFGPHAPYTVGDENLEKIRMIAEELDAAIHMHVHETAFEVQQSVEQRGERPLARLARLGLLGPRFQAVHMTQISEEDLALLVESNTHVIHCPESNLKLASGFCPVERLWQAGVNVAVGTDGAASNNDLDLLGETRTAALLAKAVAGSATALDAHRALRMATLNGARALGIEADVGSLEIGKAADIVAFDLSGLAQQPVYDPVSQLIYATSRDCVKHLWVAGKQLLDDRRLTRLDEEQLCATAKAWGQRISGHTEL
- the ubiG gene encoding bifunctional 2-polyprenyl-6-hydroxyphenol methylase/3-demethylubiquinol 3-O-methyltransferase UbiG, which produces MSNVDHAEIAKFEALAHRWWDRESEFKPLHDINPLRVNWIDERVNLAGKKVLDVGCGGGILSEAMAQRGATVMGIDMGEAPLAVAQLHQLESGVSVEYRQITAEDLAEEMPEQFDVVTCLEMLEHVPDPSSVIRACFRMVKPGGQVFFSTINRNPKAYLFAIIGAEYIMKLLPRGTHDFKKFIRPSELGAWSRMAGLTVKDIIGLTYNPLTKHYKLAADVDVNYMIQTLREE
- the mupP gene encoding N-acetylmuramic acid 6-phosphate phosphatase MupP, which gives rise to MRIRAVLFDMDGTLLDTAPDFIAICQAMRADRGLAPMNDQHIRDEISGGAKAMVAVTFSMDPESPGFEELRLEFLERYLAGCAVHSKLFDGMGELLADIEKANLIWGVVTNKPLRFAEPIMQQLGLAERSALLICPDHVKNSKPDPEPLILACKMLDLDPASVLFVGDDLRDIESGRDAGTKTAAVTYGYIHPQDNPRHWGADVVVDHPLELRKVLDNALCSC
- a CDS encoding YciK family oxidoreductase; the encoded protein is MFDYSARPELLKDRVILVTGAGRGIGAAAAKTYAAHGATVLLLGKTEANLTQVYDEIEAAGHPQPAVIPFNLETALPHQYDELAAMIETEFGHLDGLLHNASIIGPRTPIEQLSGENFMRVMHVNVNAMFMLTSTLLPLLKLSRDASVVFTSSSVGRKGRAYWGAYGVSKFATEGLMQTLADEVDSVAPVRSNSINPGATRTSMRAQAYPAENPQNNPTPEEIMPVYLYLMGPDSTGINGQAFNAQ